Proteins from a genomic interval of Desulfovulcanus ferrireducens:
- the pstA gene encoding phosphate ABC transporter permease PstA, with translation MKKRKVTQAIAFGFLRSSAMINGLALAIIVYFLLQNGLTAISWEFISQPPRNMMTEGGILPCIIGTIILSFGSILVALPLGVASAIYLNEYARPGKLLRIIRLGINNLAGIPSIVFGLFGLAFFATKLGFGISILSGILTLGFLILPVMIGTTEEALKSVPQTYREASLGLGATKWQTIFKVVLPAATPGILTGAILSLSRAAGETAAIMYTAAVFFSPHLPDSIFDDVMALPYHIYVLATAGTEIEKTRPLQYGTALVLIALVFAMNFIAIYYRAKMQKKQ, from the coding sequence ATGAAGAAAAGAAAAGTTACTCAGGCTATAGCCTTTGGATTCTTGCGTAGCTCAGCTATGATTAATGGCTTGGCCTTGGCTATTATCGTTTATTTTTTATTACAAAACGGTCTTACGGCCATAAGTTGGGAGTTTATCAGTCAACCTCCCAGGAATATGATGACCGAAGGGGGCATTTTGCCCTGCATTATCGGGACAATTATATTGAGTTTTGGCTCTATACTTGTGGCTTTGCCTTTGGGCGTGGCCTCGGCTATTTATCTCAATGAATATGCCCGTCCGGGCAAATTGTTACGGATTATACGTCTAGGCATAAATAATCTGGCTGGAATTCCTTCTATAGTTTTTGGTCTTTTTGGGCTTGCTTTTTTTGCCACAAAGTTGGGTTTTGGCATTAGTATTTTGTCCGGTATTCTGACCCTGGGATTTTTAATCCTGCCGGTTATGATCGGGACAACAGAAGAGGCCTTAAAGTCTGTTCCTCAAACTTATCGCGAGGCTTCTTTGGGGCTAGGGGCCACAAAATGGCAGACTATTTTTAAGGTAGTTTTGCCGGCAGCCACGCCAGGAATTTTAACCGGGGCTATTTTGAGCCTGAGCAGGGCTGCCGGCGAAACAGCAGCTATTATGTACACAGCAGCCGTGTTCTTTTCGCCTCATTTACCAGATTCAATTTTTGACGATGTTATGGCCTTGCCTTATCATATTTATGTTTTGGCTACGGCCGGTACAGAAATTGAGAAGACCAGACCTTTGCAGTATGGTACGGCCCTGGTGCTTATTGCTTTGGTTTTTGCCATGAATTTTATAGCTATTTATTATCGGGCAAAGATGCAAAAGAAACAATAG
- a CDS encoding response regulator: MPRILIVEDEPDILALLSLNLNRAGFETIEADNGLDGLKLAQDKVPDLIVLDLMLPKMDGLEVCRQVKASDRTSQIPVLMLTARAEEVDRIVGFELGADDYVIKPFSIRELILRIKAILRRKVGEHTEKKSIWKVKGLEFDRDKMQFKVDGELVKLTSTEFKLLSELIDAQGKILSREQLLDRVWGYDFAGYARTVDTHIRRLRMKMGPYSDVIETVRGMGYKIKNG, encoded by the coding sequence ATGCCTAGAATTTTGATTGTTGAAGACGAGCCGGATATTCTCGCCCTTTTGAGTCTAAATTTAAACCGGGCAGGGTTTGAGACCATTGAGGCAGACAATGGTCTTGATGGCCTTAAACTAGCTCAGGATAAAGTTCCTGACTTGATAGTTTTGGATCTCATGCTTCCAAAAATGGATGGGTTGGAAGTTTGCCGGCAGGTTAAGGCTTCAGACAGGACCAGTCAGATTCCTGTCTTAATGCTTACTGCCAGAGCGGAAGAAGTCGATCGTATTGTAGGATTTGAACTAGGTGCAGACGATTACGTGATCAAACCATTTAGCATTCGGGAATTAATTCTGCGTATAAAAGCCATTTTACGTAGAAAGGTGGGAGAACATACAGAAAAGAAGTCCATATGGAAGGTTAAAGGTCTGGAGTTTGATCGAGATAAAATGCAGTTTAAGGTGGATGGAGAATTAGTCAAGCTGACCTCAACAGAGTTTAAACTTTTGAGCGAATTAATTGATGCACAGGGAAAGATATTATCCAGAGAGCAGCTTTTGGACAGAGTGTGGGGGTATGATTTTGCAGGTTATGCCCGGACAGTGGACACTCATATTCGTAGATTAAGGATGAAGATGGGGCCTTATTCTGATGTGATCGAAACAGTGCGCGGCATGGGGTACAAAATAAAAAACGGATAG
- a CDS encoding sensor histidine kinase codes for MNSLSLKLRIILLFWAVLTLALILPSSYFINILKQEVRRDVIFNVQKETDLVQWILLNQAVRKEQSDLDKLIKEIGRRIEDRITYITENGIVIADSQVSEKRLKKLDNHATRPEIIQARSEGEGVSIRFSPTLKKELVYYARRIDQDDGLPEGYLRISRPYSTIAAVLSRIKTNIWSVTIFSLFVSGILVYFLIYNLTRRFDAMVKVTQAIGQGDLAKRLYSSPGKEFEPLVQAINEMAENIEKNVETISRQKVELEAILNGMDAGIVALDKQGRVLKFNRAFEQIFSYTPSYLGKKLLEISINPKLQEACNKALKSNTDIKNLELSVGSNYYSVNIVVTKKSKDLGAIVVFHDISKLKKVENMRKDFVANASHELRTPLTSIKGYTETLLENEELLKEKGRELLKVILKNTEQMIYLLEDILKLSRIESGKTKFRIEEVDVGKVAQKAWENSQHMVGDKEIVFRGLVKDGCPYVLADEEALLLVFQNLIQNSIKFVPKENGEIKIVCEDKNDKVWIGVEDNGPGIPQEDQGRVFERFYQVKKYRDRGVKGTGLGLSICRNIIRNLNGQIWVQSPVPNKENGCIIWFSLPKAN; via the coding sequence ATGAATAGTTTATCCTTAAAGTTAAGAATTATTTTATTGTTTTGGGCAGTTTTAACACTGGCCTTAATTTTACCAAGTTCATATTTTATAAATATTTTAAAACAAGAAGTTAGAAGAGATGTAATTTTTAATGTCCAAAAGGAAACGGATCTTGTCCAGTGGATACTTTTAAATCAAGCTGTTAGAAAAGAACAATCGGATCTGGACAAATTAATTAAAGAGATTGGCCGGAGAATAGAAGATAGGATCACCTATATTACAGAGAATGGTATTGTTATTGCCGACTCTCAAGTTTCTGAGAAGAGATTAAAAAAACTGGACAATCATGCTACCAGGCCAGAGATCATTCAGGCCAGGTCCGAAGGTGAGGGTGTAAGTATCCGGTTTAGCCCTACCCTAAAAAAAGAGCTGGTTTACTATGCTCGGCGCATTGACCAAGATGATGGTTTGCCTGAAGGTTATTTGCGCATTTCGCGGCCATATTCGACCATAGCTGCGGTTTTGTCCAGGATAAAGACTAATATCTGGAGCGTTACTATATTTTCCCTTTTTGTTTCGGGAATACTGGTCTATTTTTTGATTTATAATTTGACCAGAAGATTTGATGCTATGGTTAAAGTTACTCAGGCCATAGGCCAGGGCGATTTGGCCAAAAGACTTTATTCATCTCCTGGCAAAGAATTTGAGCCCCTTGTCCAGGCCATTAATGAAATGGCAGAAAATATAGAGAAAAATGTCGAGACTATATCCAGGCAGAAAGTAGAGTTGGAGGCAATTTTAAATGGCATGGATGCAGGAATCGTTGCTCTGGATAAACAAGGACGAGTACTCAAGTTTAATCGGGCTTTTGAACAAATATTTTCTTATACCCCGAGTTATTTGGGGAAAAAGCTTTTGGAAATAAGTATTAATCCCAAACTCCAAGAGGCTTGTAACAAAGCATTAAAAAGCAATACGGATATTAAAAATTTGGAGTTAAGTGTTGGTTCTAATTATTACAGTGTAAATATTGTCGTTACAAAAAAATCAAAAGATTTAGGGGCAATTGTAGTCTTTCATGATATATCAAAATTGAAAAAAGTAGAGAATATGCGCAAAGATTTTGTGGCCAACGCCTCGCATGAATTAAGGACTCCTTTAACTTCAATCAAAGGCTACACTGAAACTTTACTCGAGAATGAAGAGCTTTTAAAAGAAAAGGGAAGAGAACTTTTAAAGGTAATTTTGAAAAATACTGAGCAGATGATTTATCTGCTCGAAGATATACTCAAACTGTCCCGAATAGAGTCGGGTAAGACAAAATTCAGAATAGAAGAAGTAGATGTTGGTAAGGTTGCTCAAAAGGCCTGGGAGAATAGCCAACACATGGTCGGCGATAAAGAAATTGTATTTCGAGGTTTAGTCAAAGATGGATGTCCGTATGTCTTGGCGGATGAAGAAGCCTTGCTTCTCGTCTTTCAAAATTTAATTCAGAACAGTATCAAATTTGTGCCAAAAGAAAATGGTGAAATTAAAATAGTTTGTGAGGATAAAAATGATAAGGTCTGGATAGGAGTGGAAGATAATGGTCCTGGTATCCCCCAAGAAGATCAGGGCAGAGTTTTTGAGCGGTTTTATCAGGTGAAGAAGTATCGGGATAGGGGAGTAAAGGGAACCGGTCTAGGTTTGTCCATTTGTCGAAATATTATCCGCAATCTAAATGG